In bacterium 336/3, the following proteins share a genomic window:
- a CDS encoding peroxidase, whose amino-acid sequence MKQPLVSPQSPEDDAELLKLIEFYNETLGFCPNSVKTMHKRPRIAYAFIEMNKAVMECKGKVTSALKRMIGYISSHATGCQYCQAHTIRAAERYGAEQEKLDHIWEYRTHTAFSDAERVALDFALAASTVPNAVDDTISENLRKHWDDGEIVEILGVIALFGFLNRWNDSMGTELEKEAVESGEKLLQHKGWSVGKHQY is encoded by the coding sequence ATGAAACAGCCTTTGGTAAGCCCACAATCTCCTGAAGATGATGCAGAGTTGTTGAAACTCATAGAGTTTTACAACGAAACATTGGGCTTTTGCCCAAATAGCGTAAAAACTATGCACAAAAGACCACGCATTGCTTATGCCTTTATTGAGATGAACAAAGCTGTAATGGAGTGTAAAGGCAAAGTAACCAGTGCCTTGAAACGCATGATTGGCTATATCAGTAGCCATGCAACAGGCTGTCAGTATTGCCAAGCCCACACCATCAGAGCTGCTGAGCGATACGGAGCTGAACAAGAAAAATTAGACCACATTTGGGAGTACAGAACACACACTGCTTTTTCTGATGCTGAAAGAGTTGCCTTAGATTTTGCTTTGGCTGCTTCTACCGTTCCCAATGCTGTAGATGATACCATTTCCGAAAATCTTCGTAAACATTGGGATGATGGTGAAATTGTAGAAATTTTAGGTGTTATTGCTCTTTTTGGCTTCTTAAATCGTTGGAACGATTCGATGGGAACAGAACTTGAAAAAGAAGCTGTAGAATCAGGAGAGAAACTTCTCCAACACAAAGGCTGGTCTGTGGGCAAACATCAGTATTAA
- a CDS encoding potassium transporter Kup, with protein sequence MGQDHNNLHKLTGAGVLVTLGIIFGDIGTSPLYVMKSIINEGGGIITKDLVYGGISAVFWTLTLQTTVKYVILTLRADNKGEGGIFSLYTLVRRRSKWLIAVAMIGGAMLLADGIITPPISVVSAVEGLRGIYPTITTNNIVWIATIIIIFIFFFQRFGTSIVGKGFGPVMFVWFSMLGILGFNKIIENPSIFAAINPYYAYNMIANTHHGFWILGAVFLCTTGAEALYSDLGHCGRPNIRVSWIFVKAMLLLNYFGQGAMLMLKEGQKNEGNPFYDIMPQWFTLIGIIIATLAAIIASQALISGSFTLVSEAIRLNLYPKVKINYPSKFKGQLYIPSVNSLLMFGCIGVVWYFQESSKMEAAYGLAITTTMLMTTILLAYYLKMFKVNPIIVGLILVVYLVIEIAFFVANAVKFANGGFISILIAFVIVFVMWIRHKAVDIKRRLTDYVKISDYLEQLMALSKDTTIPKYATHLVFLSTMRSEDKVEQKIIYSILQKQPKRADLYWFVHIEVTDEPYTMEYKTKVIAEDDVVKVEFRLGFRVEQRISLFLRLVIQEMVRNGEIDVRSRYHSLKGRNVIGDFRFVILEEVLSSDNDLPFMEQFILNTDISVKNFTASPEKWFGLDTSLVTIEKVPLVINPATGVQLQRVYD encoded by the coding sequence ATGGGACAAGACCATAATAATCTCCATAAGCTAACAGGAGCAGGTGTTCTAGTTACTTTGGGGATAATTTTTGGGGATATTGGAACATCCCCTCTCTATGTAATGAAATCTATTATCAATGAAGGTGGCGGGATTATCACAAAAGACTTAGTATATGGGGGTATATCAGCCGTTTTTTGGACACTTACACTTCAAACAACTGTTAAATATGTAATTCTCACACTTCGAGCTGATAATAAGGGCGAAGGTGGGATTTTTTCTTTATATACACTTGTTCGTAGGCGTTCAAAGTGGCTTATTGCTGTTGCCATGATAGGAGGAGCAATGCTCCTTGCAGATGGTATTATTACCCCTCCTATTTCGGTAGTTTCGGCTGTAGAAGGATTAAGAGGTATTTATCCAACCATTACTACAAATAATATTGTTTGGATAGCAACGATTATCATTATCTTTATTTTCTTTTTCCAAAGATTTGGAACTTCCATTGTGGGTAAAGGTTTTGGACCTGTGATGTTTGTCTGGTTTAGTATGTTGGGCATTTTAGGTTTCAATAAAATCATTGAAAACCCAAGCATATTTGCTGCCATCAATCCTTATTATGCCTACAACATGATAGCCAATACGCATCATGGTTTTTGGATATTAGGAGCTGTTTTTTTATGTACGACAGGTGCAGAGGCTTTGTATTCAGATTTAGGGCATTGTGGAAGACCCAATATTCGTGTTAGTTGGATTTTTGTAAAAGCTATGCTTTTGCTTAATTATTTTGGACAAGGAGCTATGCTAATGCTCAAAGAAGGACAAAAAAATGAAGGTAATCCATTCTATGATATTATGCCTCAGTGGTTTACCCTTATAGGTATTATTATTGCAACATTAGCAGCCATTATTGCCAGCCAAGCCCTTATTTCAGGTTCTTTTACACTTGTCAGTGAGGCTATTAGACTCAATTTGTATCCTAAAGTAAAAATCAATTATCCCTCCAAATTCAAAGGGCAATTGTATATTCCTAGTGTTAATAGTTTATTAATGTTTGGTTGTATTGGGGTGGTTTGGTATTTCCAAGAATCCTCGAAAATGGAAGCAGCTTATGGGCTTGCCATTACTACTACCATGCTCATGACGACCATTTTATTGGCTTATTACCTTAAAATGTTCAAAGTTAATCCTATTATAGTAGGTTTGATACTTGTTGTATATTTGGTAATTGAAATTGCATTCTTTGTTGCCAATGCTGTAAAATTTGCAAATGGAGGTTTTATTTCAATACTCATTGCTTTTGTAATTGTATTTGTGATGTGGATACGCCACAAGGCTGTAGATATTAAACGAAGACTCACCGATTATGTAAAAATCAGTGATTATTTAGAGCAACTCATGGCTCTCAGTAAAGATACGACCATTCCCAAATATGCTACACATTTAGTATTTTTGAGTACCATGCGAAGTGAAGACAAGGTGGAACAAAAAATTATTTATTCTATTTTGCAAAAACAGCCTAAACGTGCTGATTTGTACTGGTTTGTACACATTGAAGTTACAGATGAACCCTACACGATGGAGTATAAAACCAAAGTCATTGCTGAAGATGATGTTGTAAAAGTAGAATTTAGACTTGGATTCAGAGTTGAACAACGTATCAGCCTGTTTTTGAGGCTCGTCATTCAGGAAATGGTACGCAATGGAGAGATTGACGTAAGAAGCCGTTATCATTCTCTTAAAGGTAGAAACGTGATTGGAGACTTCCGTTTCGTTATTTTGGAAGAAGTACTTTCATCTGATAATGATTTGCCATTTATGGAACAATTTATCTTAAATACAGATATTAGTGTTAAGAACTTTACAGCCTCTCCCGAAAAATGGTTTGGTTTGGATACGAGTTTGGTTACCATCGAAAAAGTACCTCTTGTTATCAACCCTGCGACAGGTGTACAACTTCAAAGAGTTTACGATTAA
- a CDS encoding molybdenum metabolism regulator has product MQTEKFYLELSESEGSHKFYEVVIEEEKVSIRYGRIGTDGQKSTETLADFAAAKKYAEKKVAEKKKKGYEEAVMGVRKKRKITRRPVVSSSSSSAVMTSASGKKIKVPTVWNFNTGSAAYGIFINEDACWVGNQNGNIFKLNHQGEVLTQYKLPEGVKCIMADKQWIYAGCDDGNVYDLGGKVPRIAYEINEDVDIYWLDVCDGLLGVSDADGNVVVANYEGEEAGRFKGKGSGAWMIRLDSQNVYYGDSAGTAAFSIKDGREVWFQKTNSVLFGWQEEDAVFSGVSGMGVEKISKKTGKKMQSYDMKSGALSCATSEGGKFVFGGNDMIYCFSEDGNLVWKLPTACGSALSMQYFKGKLYAVTGYGNLICIDASEEAINKAKEGDLPETVELKAPKEQVAVAQTTALESLNQSQTTGKVILKCVKDGSKLRVKVESNGYKANWFVQFPNNLRKEGAFYVVDKIEEASQGGFYRVLGDIYELKPQ; this is encoded by the coding sequence ATGCAAACTGAAAAATTTTATCTCGAACTTTCTGAATCTGAGGGTTCTCACAAATTTTACGAAGTAGTTATTGAAGAAGAGAAAGTATCTATTCGTTATGGCAGAATAGGTACAGATGGGCAAAAATCTACGGAAACACTTGCCGATTTTGCTGCTGCTAAAAAATATGCTGAGAAAAAAGTAGCTGAAAAAAAGAAAAAAGGCTACGAAGAAGCTGTAATGGGGGTTCGTAAAAAACGTAAAATAACACGCAGACCTGTTGTAAGCTCTTCTTCAAGTAGTGCAGTCATGACATCAGCTTCGGGCAAAAAAATAAAAGTGCCTACTGTATGGAATTTCAATACTGGTTCGGCTGCTTATGGTATTTTTATCAATGAAGATGCTTGTTGGGTAGGAAATCAAAATGGTAATATTTTTAAATTAAACCATCAGGGAGAGGTTTTGACTCAATACAAACTACCTGAAGGTGTAAAGTGTATCATGGCAGATAAACAATGGATTTATGCAGGTTGTGATGATGGAAATGTGTATGATTTGGGGGGTAAAGTACCTCGTATTGCTTATGAAATCAATGAAGATGTAGATATTTATTGGTTGGATGTATGTGATGGCTTGTTGGGTGTTTCGGATGCAGACGGCAATGTGGTTGTTGCAAACTATGAAGGTGAAGAAGCGGGTAGATTTAAAGGAAAAGGTTCAGGAGCGTGGATGATTCGTTTGGATAGCCAAAATGTGTATTATGGAGATTCAGCAGGTACAGCAGCTTTTTCCATTAAAGATGGTAGAGAAGTTTGGTTTCAGAAAACTAATTCGGTTTTGTTTGGTTGGCAGGAAGAAGACGCTGTTTTTTCGGGTGTGAGTGGCATGGGAGTCGAGAAAATCAGTAAGAAAACAGGTAAAAAGATGCAATCTTACGATATGAAAAGTGGGGCTCTTTCTTGTGCTACTTCTGAAGGTGGAAAGTTTGTTTTTGGTGGAAATGATATGATTTATTGTTTTTCTGAAGATGGAAATCTAGTTTGGAAACTTCCTACGGCTTGTGGTTCGGCTCTTTCAATGCAATATTTCAAAGGAAAATTGTATGCTGTAACAGGTTATGGAAACTTAATTTGTATTGATGCTTCTGAAGAGGCTATCAATAAAGCCAAAGAAGGAGATTTACCTGAAACAGTAGAACTCAAAGCCCCTAAAGAACAAGTAGCAGTGGCTCAAACAACAGCTCTTGAAAGCCTTAACCAATCGCAAACAACAGGAAAAGTGATTTTAAAATGCGTAAAAGATGGTAGTAAATTGCGTGTAAAAGTAGAATCGAATGGATATAAAGCCAATTGGTTTGTGCAATTCCCTAACAATTTACGTAAAGAAGGAGCTTTTTATGTAGTGGATAAAATAGAAGAGGCTTCGCAAGGTGGATTTTACAGAGTATTAGGAGATATTTATGAGTTAAAACCTCAATAA
- a CDS encoding DNA primase, which translates to MRIPPDIVEKIYQTIDVVEVIREYVHLQKSGKDLKACCPFHNERTPSFYVSPAKGIYKCFGCGKGGDSVNFIMEIEGVSYGEALKQLAEKYKIALPEEAYQKPTDTEMQEQNEKDSLLIALNYAKTFFHEQLLYTDDGKAIGLSYFKERGFNEKTIQKFDLGYSSAEWDAFLRNATRKGYQAEILEKAGLVIQKEGKQEYYDRFRERVIFPIHNVSGRVIAFGGRTLKKDKSIAKYINSPETPIYNKSRILYGLFQSKKAILQAEECLLVEGYADVVSLHQAGIENVVASSGTSLTHEQVRLIRRFTNKITMLYDGDKAGLNAALRGLDIILEEGLSVNIVWLPENEDPDSYVQKNGTNAMLEYIKENAQDFIKFKTNFLLKDTQNDPFKRGEAIREVVTSIIKIPDVIQRNIFYKECSLLFGIEESLLISEGNKLLLKDQKKTNDKAVVDELFTESKDALLDKKAVEYNALYYQEQENIRLLLSYANYPIAEDKVFGHYLLNEIQEISFETPIFQEILGIFKENLSQGNLIDSSYFLRLEDNIIKSTVIDLISEKYEISSRWEEEDVVTRKKDERLNHVAYTHIMRLKWRVVQKMMEDNKKILQRSDNEEDIEKALQIHVILKNTEKEIAEVLGNVIR; encoded by the coding sequence ATGCGTATTCCTCCAGATATTGTCGAGAAAATTTATCAAACCATTGATGTAGTTGAGGTAATTCGGGAATATGTTCATTTACAAAAATCTGGAAAAGATTTGAAGGCTTGTTGCCCTTTTCATAACGAACGAACTCCCTCCTTTTATGTATCACCAGCCAAAGGCATTTATAAATGTTTTGGTTGTGGCAAAGGTGGCGATTCTGTGAATTTCATCATGGAAATTGAGGGTGTCAGTTATGGCGAAGCCCTCAAGCAACTTGCTGAAAAATATAAAATTGCTCTCCCCGAAGAAGCTTATCAGAAGCCTACAGACACCGAAATGCAAGAGCAAAATGAAAAAGATAGTTTGCTCATTGCCTTAAATTATGCCAAAACGTTTTTTCACGAACAACTTTTATATACAGATGATGGCAAAGCCATTGGATTGAGCTATTTCAAAGAACGTGGTTTTAATGAAAAAACCATTCAAAAATTTGATTTGGGGTATAGTTCGGCAGAATGGGACGCTTTTCTTAGAAATGCCACTCGAAAAGGTTATCAGGCTGAAATTTTAGAAAAGGCTGGTTTGGTTATTCAAAAAGAAGGAAAACAAGAATACTATGACCGTTTCAGAGAGCGTGTCATTTTTCCGATTCATAATGTTTCGGGGCGTGTGATTGCCTTTGGAGGCAGGACACTCAAAAAAGATAAATCCATTGCCAAATACATCAATTCTCCTGAAACACCCATTTACAACAAAAGCAGAATTTTGTATGGGCTTTTTCAGTCTAAGAAAGCAATTCTACAAGCAGAAGAATGTTTATTGGTAGAAGGTTACGCTGATGTTGTTTCGTTACATCAAGCTGGTATTGAGAATGTTGTGGCATCATCAGGTACTTCGCTTACCCATGAGCAGGTACGCCTCATTCGCCGTTTTACAAACAAAATAACCATGCTTTATGATGGTGATAAAGCTGGTTTAAATGCAGCTTTACGTGGTTTGGATATTATTTTGGAAGAAGGGCTTTCTGTAAATATTGTTTGGTTACCTGAAAACGAAGACCCAGATAGCTATGTTCAGAAAAATGGTACAAATGCCATGCTGGAGTACATCAAAGAAAATGCACAAGATTTCATCAAATTTAAAACAAATTTTTTACTCAAAGATACTCAAAATGACCCTTTCAAACGTGGAGAAGCCATCAGAGAGGTTGTTACGAGTATTATCAAGATTCCTGATGTTATTCAGAGAAATATTTTTTATAAAGAGTGCAGTTTGCTTTTTGGCATTGAAGAAAGTCTGCTTATCAGCGAAGGTAACAAACTATTACTCAAAGACCAAAAGAAAACAAATGACAAAGCTGTTGTAGATGAGCTTTTTACAGAAAGCAAGGATGCACTACTTGACAAAAAAGCTGTAGAATACAATGCTCTTTATTACCAAGAACAAGAAAATATTCGTTTGCTTTTGAGTTATGCCAATTATCCCATTGCAGAAGACAAAGTTTTTGGACATTATTTGCTGAACGAAATTCAGGAAATTAGCTTTGAGACTCCTATTTTTCAAGAAATTTTAGGTATTTTCAAAGAAAATCTTTCACAAGGAAACTTGATAGACAGCAGTTATTTCTTAAGATTAGAAGATAATATCATTAAAAGTACGGTTATTGACTTAATTTCAGAAAAATACGAAATTAGTAGCCGTTGGGAAGAGGAAGATGTGGTTACTCGAAAAAAAGACGAACGCCTCAATCATGTGGCATATACTCACATTATGCGACTCAAGTGGCGAGTAGTACAAAAAATGATGGAGGACAACAAAAAAATTTTACAACGTTCTGATAACGAAGAGGATATTGAAAAAGCATTGCAAATTCATGTGATTCTTAAAAATACAGAAAAAGAAATTGCGGAGGTTTTAGGAAATGTAATTCGCTAA
- a CDS encoding acetyltransferase, producing the protein MSVEIKKLTIDELDKFIELVLVFKETFEIQDSKPTSYDLLNKMIQNDAFHVFVAILDKKVIGGLTAYTLYHYFGNSPLIYIYDLAVKPEYQRQSIGKQLITHLQTFCKTENIHEIFVQVDIEDSHALDFYRSTGAISNEVVHFTYLLK; encoded by the coding sequence ATGTCTGTAGAAATAAAAAAATTGACTATTGATGAACTAGATAAATTCATAGAATTGGTACTTGTTTTTAAAGAAACTTTTGAAATACAAGATTCAAAACCAACATCTTACGATTTACTCAATAAAATGATTCAAAATGATGCTTTCCATGTATTTGTAGCAATTTTAGATAAGAAAGTAATTGGAGGACTTACAGCTTACACTCTCTATCATTATTTTGGTAATTCGCCTTTGATATATATTTATGATTTAGCAGTAAAACCAGAATACCAAAGACAAAGCATTGGTAAACAATTGATTACACACTTACAAACTTTTTGTAAAACTGAAAACATTCATGAAATTTTTGTACAGGTAGATATAGAAGATAGCCATGCTTTGGATTTTTATCGTTCTACAGGTGCAATATCTAATGAAGTAGTTCATTTTACATATCTTCTAAAATAA
- a CDS encoding thioredoxin, with protein sequence MLIEANDSTFSQELSQHGKVIVKYYASWCGSCKLFAPKYKRLSNDERFTDIVFLDVNAEDSPESRKLAGVNNLPSFAIFQDGKHIETVSTSKEEGVVELLEKLK encoded by the coding sequence ATGTTAATAGAAGCAAATGACAGTACATTCAGCCAAGAATTGAGCCAGCATGGTAAAGTAATTGTGAAATATTATGCCTCTTGGTGTGGTAGTTGCAAACTTTTTGCACCCAAATACAAAAGACTATCCAACGATGAGCGTTTCACAGATATAGTGTTTTTGGATGTAAACGCAGAAGATAGCCCCGAATCTCGTAAATTGGCAGGTGTGAATAATTTACCTTCGTTTGCGATTTTCCAAGATGGAAAGCATATTGAAACGGTTTCTACTTCTAAGGAGGAAGGAGTTGTAGAATTGTTAGAAAAATTAAAATAA